One Brassica oleracea var. oleracea cultivar TO1000 chromosome C7, BOL, whole genome shotgun sequence genomic window carries:
- the LOC106304910 gene encoding uncharacterized protein LOC106304910: MSLQTAAKSSNALEGIHGVHVVSPFSYDRTTQVGDFQTNKSSEMGTNQRLFIERVWQQRPPCLRPIHCCIRGDQSVLETAANVATSLPFIFLGMQAPRKNLNTKVYANSLIGVGIASSLYHTSRGKLRKYLRWLDYTMIATTTICLSRALRNENPKFLMAASALVLPFQPLMVSAVHTGMMEVAFAKRSLKDPDLKTAHNVHKMSSLLGGALFLADDFFPETQFLHAGWHLAAAIGVGTCNKLLE, translated from the exons ATGAGCCTTCAAACTGCAGCAAAGTCAAGCAACGCCCTTGAGGGTATCCATGGAGTTCACGTCGTGTCGCCTTTCTCATACGACCGAACAACCCAAGTTGGTGACTTTCAGACCAATAAATCCTCAGAAATGGGAACAAATCAAAGACTTTTCATCGA ACGTGTTTGGCAACAAAGACCTCCATGTCTAAGGCCAATCCATTGCTGCATTCGCG GGGACCAGAGTGTCTTAGAAACAGCAGCTAATGTGGCTACTTCGCTTCCTTTCATCTTCCTTGGAATGCAAGCACCAAG GAAGAATCTGAACACAAAAGTGTACGCAAACTCTCTTATTGGAGTTGGAATCGCTTCGAGTCTGTATCATACCTCTAGAGGAAAGTTGAGGAAGTACCTGAGATGGCTAGATTACACTATGATCGCCACAACAACAATA TGTCTTTCAAGGGCTCTAAGGAATGAGAATCCAAAGTTCTTAATGGCTGCATCAGCTTTAGTTCTACCGTTTCAACCTCTAATGGTCTCTGCTGTTCATACCGGAATGATGGAG GTGGCGTTTGCTAAAAGAAGTTTAAAGGATCCAGATCTCAAAACAGCTCATAACGTGCACAAGATGTCTTCGTTACTAGGAGGTGCTCTCTTCCTAGCTGATGATTTCTTTCCCGAGACACAGTTCCTTCACGCTGGTTGGCACCTTGCTGCAGCCATTGGAGTTGGAACATGTAATAAGCTTCTTGAATAG
- the LOC106302813 gene encoding uncharacterized protein LOC106302813, with the protein MSQSQLIGSSGEMKNGEGVRKRLKISVPHFNNSDLIKGYFKTLIGRCMNPEEQNVKFLVVTLPKIWNLEEKVVGTDLGLGRFQFDFDAEEDIETVLKMQPFHFDYWMISLVRWQPKKSKNYPSEITFWIKVLGVPLEF; encoded by the coding sequence ATGTCTCAGAGCCAACTCATTGGGAGTTCTGGAGAGATGAAAAATGGTGAAGGGGTGCGCAAGAGATTGAAGATATCGGTCCCTCACTTCAACAATTCGGATCTTATCAAGGGCTATTTCAAAACATTAATTGGAAGATGCATGAACCCGGAGGAGCAGAATGTCAAGTTCTTGGTGGTGACGCTACCTAAAATTTGGAATTTGGAGGAAAAAGTAGTGGGTACTGATTTGGGGCTTGGGAGGTTTCAATTTGACTTTGATGCTGAGGAGGACATAGAAACGGTGCTGAAGATGCAGCCATTTCATTTTGACTACTGGATGATCTCGCTGGTTCGTTGGCAACCAAAAAAGTCTAAAAACTACCCCTCGGAGATCACATTCTGGATCAAGGTTTTGGGAGTGCCTTTGGAGTTCTGA
- the LOC106304768 gene encoding uncharacterized protein LOC106304768, whose product MCHKTEKFPLTSFNPKKTVEIRDDSEGVFDDRARSYKGVVINGNGGQQDQRREKRKYQGKGKGKMFEEMDSKWVKAADRESKSYNNKNHRSGHGGEEESSRYRNSRREQTRTHHQDERSRIPAGMRGERVTRSEARPEGKEEGEIKEKEMERSNQKEDKVQDRAQPSQAFLDELMETQG is encoded by the coding sequence ATGTGTCATAAGACGGAGAAGTTCCCGCTGACCTCATTTAACCCGAAGAAGACGGTGGAGATAAGGGATGATTCTGAGGGCGTTTTTGATGATCGGGCTCGAAGCTACAAAGGGGTGGTAATAAACGGAAATGGAGGACAACAAGATCAGAGAAGAGAGAAACGCAAGTACCAAGGGAAAGGCAAAGGGAAAATGTTTGAGGAGATGGATTCAAAGTGGGTCAAGGCTGCAGATAGGGAGTCTAAATCTTACAACAACAAAAACCATCGGAGTGGCCACGGTGGAGAAGAGGAAAGCTCTCGTTACAGGAACTCCAGAAGGGAGCAGACAAGGACTCATCATCAAGACGAACGCTCAAGAATTCCTGCAGGTATGAGAGGTGAGAGAGTAACTCGTAGTGAGGCTCGACCGGAAGGGAAAGAAGAAGGTGAGATAAAAGAGAAAGAGATGGAGCGGTCAAACCAAAAGGAGGATAAGGTACAAGACCGGGCGCAGCCCTCTCAAGCCTTCCTTGATGAGCTAATGGAGACACAAGGATAA